One segment of Pantoea sp. Lij88 DNA contains the following:
- the rutF gene encoding NADH-dependent FMN reductase RutF, producing the protein MSLETLTPAIEKTEFRNAMSRLGAAVNIITTEGPAGRAGFTASAVCSVTDSPPTLLVCLNRSASVYPVFRENMQLCVNTLAAGHETLSNLFGGKTPMADRFIAAEWSTAVTGSPVLSGAVASFDCRITQIVSVGTHDTLFCEVVGLVRNDDTHGLAWFDRGYHPLMRQDAC; encoded by the coding sequence ATGAGCCTGGAAACCCTTACCCCAGCCATTGAGAAAACTGAGTTTCGGAATGCGATGTCGCGGCTGGGTGCTGCGGTCAACATCATTACGACGGAAGGCCCGGCCGGACGCGCAGGTTTTACCGCTTCTGCCGTGTGCAGCGTCACCGATTCGCCGCCGACGCTGCTGGTCTGCCTGAACCGCTCTGCCTCGGTGTATCCGGTGTTCCGCGAAAACATGCAGCTGTGCGTCAATACGCTGGCAGCGGGCCATGAAACGCTCTCCAATCTGTTCGGCGGGAAAACGCCGATGGCTGACCGTTTTATTGCCGCTGAGTGGTCAACGGCCGTAACCGGTTCGCCGGTGCTGAGTGGCGCCGTCGCCTCCTTTGACTGTCGTATCACACAGATTGTCAGTGTGGGTACGCATGACACGCTGTTCTGCGAAGTCGTGGGCCTGGTGCGTAATGACGACACCCATGGTCTCGCCTGGTTTGACCGGGGATACCATCCCCTGATGCGGCAGGATGCCTGTTAA
- the rutG gene encoding pyrimidine utilization transport protein G, translated as MARSWFPQWQKKSALTENGIIAPDETLPLGQTLVLGLQHAVAMFGATVLMPLLMGLDPNLAILVSGMGTLLFFFITGGRVPSYLGSSAAFVGVVIAVTGFSGQGLNPNLSVALGGVIACGVLYTLIGLVVMKSGTRWIENLMPPVVTGAVVMAIGLNLAPIAVHSVSASSFDSWVAVMTVLCIGLVAVFTHGMIQRLLILVGLILAWVIYAILTNGLGLGKPVDFTMLSQAAWFGLPHTTAPTFDLQAMVLIAPVAIILVAENLGHLKAVAGMTGRNLDAYMGRAFVGDGLATILSGSIGGSGVTTYAENIGVMAVTKVYSTLAFVAAAIIAILAGFSPKFGALIHTIPAPVIGGASIVVFGLIAVAGARIWVQNHVDLGQNSNLIMVATTLVLGAGDFALKIGSFTLGGIGTATFGAIILNAILRRRSAAQQDKPLARQQG; from the coding sequence ATGGCACGATCCTGGTTTCCGCAATGGCAAAAGAAGTCGGCACTAACTGAAAACGGTATTATCGCCCCGGATGAGACACTCCCCCTGGGGCAGACGCTGGTGCTGGGTTTACAGCATGCGGTGGCGATGTTTGGTGCAACGGTGCTGATGCCGCTGCTGATGGGGCTGGATCCCAATCTGGCGATTCTGGTCTCGGGTATGGGCACGCTGCTGTTCTTCTTTATTACCGGTGGTCGGGTGCCCAGCTATCTCGGGTCGAGTGCCGCTTTTGTTGGCGTAGTGATTGCGGTAACCGGTTTCAGCGGTCAGGGACTGAACCCAAACCTCAGCGTGGCGCTGGGCGGCGTCATCGCCTGTGGCGTGCTTTATACGCTGATTGGGCTGGTGGTGATGAAGTCCGGCACGCGCTGGATCGAAAATCTGATGCCGCCCGTGGTGACTGGCGCGGTGGTAATGGCAATTGGGCTGAATCTGGCTCCGATCGCGGTTCACAGCGTCTCCGCCTCTTCATTCGACAGCTGGGTCGCGGTGATGACCGTGCTCTGTATCGGTCTGGTGGCGGTGTTTACCCACGGGATGATTCAGCGTCTGCTGATTCTGGTCGGCCTGATTCTGGCCTGGGTGATCTATGCGATTCTGACCAACGGTCTGGGATTGGGCAAACCGGTCGATTTTACGATGCTGTCACAGGCAGCCTGGTTTGGCCTGCCGCACACCACCGCACCGACTTTTGATCTGCAGGCGATGGTGCTGATCGCGCCGGTGGCGATCATTCTGGTGGCTGAAAACCTCGGACATCTGAAAGCAGTGGCAGGCATGACTGGCCGGAACCTCGATGCGTACATGGGACGGGCTTTTGTCGGCGATGGTCTGGCAACCATCCTCTCCGGCTCGATTGGCGGCAGTGGCGTGACGACCTATGCCGAGAATATCGGTGTAATGGCCGTAACCAAGGTCTACTCTACGCTGGCATTTGTTGCCGCGGCCATCATCGCTATCCTCGCCGGCTTCTCTCCGAAGTTTGGTGCGCTGATCCACACCATTCCGGCTCCGGTCATTGGTGGCGCATCCATTGTGGTGTTCGGGCTGATTGCGGTGGCGGGCGCACGCATCTGGGTGCAGAACCATGTCGATTTAGGTCAGAACAGTAACCTGATAATGGTCGCCACCACGCTGGTTCTCGGCGCAGGGGATTTCGCACTGAAAATCGGCTCCTTCACGCTGGGCGGGATCGGTACCGCCACCTTCGGCGCGATTATCCTCAATGCCATTCTGCGCCGACGCAGCGCGGCGCAGCAGGATAAGCCGCTGGCGCGGCAGCAGGGTTAA
- a CDS encoding DMT family transporter, whose amino-acid sequence MSDTFRGLTLRLTRQELVLLFITMIWGGTFLVVHRAMQHAGPFFFVGLRFATAALLLALFFRRYLAGITWLEVKAGALIGLSIAGGYGLQTWGMQTISSSQSAFLTALYVPVVPLLQWLFLRRPPGLMSWLGILLAFTGLLLVAGPQDGRISLNAGEIATLLSTLAIAAEIILISRYAGQVDVRRVTLIQLAVASLCAFALMIPNGETVPAISTPLLLSALGLGAASALIQVTMNWAQRSVSPTRATVIYAGEPVWAGVVGRIAGERLPGLALLGGALIVCGVIVSELRLKRKKAVQPAATPLE is encoded by the coding sequence ATGTCGGACACATTCCGCGGTTTAACCCTGCGCCTGACGCGGCAGGAGCTGGTATTACTTTTTATCACTATGATCTGGGGCGGCACCTTTCTGGTGGTGCATCGCGCGATGCAGCACGCCGGCCCGTTCTTCTTTGTCGGACTGCGTTTCGCCACCGCTGCACTGCTGCTGGCGCTCTTCTTCCGCCGTTATCTGGCCGGTATAACCTGGCTGGAGGTCAAAGCGGGCGCGCTGATTGGCCTGTCGATCGCCGGAGGCTATGGCCTTCAGACCTGGGGCATGCAGACCATCTCCAGCAGTCAGTCTGCCTTTCTCACCGCGCTCTATGTTCCGGTCGTACCGTTGCTGCAGTGGCTGTTTTTACGCCGTCCGCCGGGATTAATGTCGTGGCTGGGGATTCTGCTGGCGTTTACCGGCTTGTTGCTGGTGGCCGGGCCGCAGGATGGTCGCATCAGCCTGAATGCGGGTGAAATAGCGACGCTGCTCAGCACGCTGGCGATTGCCGCTGAGATCATCTTAATCAGCCGCTACGCCGGTCAGGTCGATGTGCGTCGCGTGACGTTGATTCAGCTGGCGGTGGCGTCGCTGTGTGCCTTTGCCTTGATGATCCCCAATGGTGAGACGGTGCCCGCGATCTCAACGCCGCTGCTGCTCAGCGCGCTGGGACTGGGTGCGGCCAGTGCCCTGATTCAGGTCACCATGAACTGGGCACAACGCAGCGTTTCGCCAACCCGTGCCACGGTGATTTATGCCGGGGAACCGGTCTGGGCGGGTGTGGTGGGGCGTATTGCGGGTGAGCGACTGCCGGGGCTGGCGTTGCTGGGTGGGGCGCTGATTGTCTGCGGTGTGATCGTCAGTGAGCTGCGGCTGAAACGAAAAAAAGCGGTGCAGCCTGCTGCTACACCGCTGGAGTAG
- a CDS encoding general stress protein, with translation MTTHRGGSGNFAENRERAAEAGRKGGKNSGGNFKNDPQRAARAGEKGGRSSPKKADA, from the coding sequence ATGACGACACATCGTGGCGGTTCAGGAAATTTTGCTGAAAACCGTGAACGTGCCGCAGAGGCGGGACGGAAAGGGGGGAAAAACAGCGGCGGTAATTTCAAAAATGATCCACAGCGTGCCGCACGTGCCGGTGAGAAGGGCGGACGCAGCAGCCCTAAAAAAGCGGACGCATAA
- the wrbA gene encoding NAD(P)H:quinone oxidoreductase, whose amino-acid sequence MAKILVLYYSMYGHIETMANAVAEGARRVPGAEVDILRVPETMESDRFAQVGGKTDQQAAEATPEVLPQYDAIIVGTPTRFGNMAGQMRTFWDRTGGLWASGALFGKVASVFTSTGTGGGQEQTITSVWTTLAHHGMVIVPIGYGTKELFDISQVRGGTPYGATTLAGGDGSRQPTEAELNIARFQGEHVAGLTVKLQD is encoded by the coding sequence ATGGCCAAAATTCTGGTGCTCTACTACTCGATGTACGGACATATTGAAACAATGGCGAACGCGGTTGCAGAAGGCGCTCGTCGGGTTCCCGGCGCGGAAGTGGATATCCTGCGGGTACCAGAAACGATGGAGTCCGATCGCTTTGCACAGGTGGGCGGCAAAACCGATCAGCAGGCCGCTGAAGCCACGCCTGAGGTGCTGCCGCAGTATGACGCGATTATCGTCGGCACCCCGACCCGCTTTGGCAACATGGCCGGGCAGATGCGGACATTCTGGGATCGCACTGGCGGTCTCTGGGCGTCGGGCGCACTGTTTGGCAAGGTTGCCAGCGTCTTTACCTCAACCGGCACCGGCGGCGGTCAGGAACAGACCATTACGTCAGTCTGGACCACCCTGGCGCATCACGGCATGGTGATTGTCCCTATCGGCTACGGAACCAAAGAGTTGTTCGATATCTCACAGGTTCGCGGTGGCACGCCTTATGGTGCGACCACGCTGGCGGGCGGCGACGGTTCGCGTCAGCCTACAGAAGCGGAACTCAACATCGCCCGTTTCCAGGGTGAACATGTTGCCGGACTGACCGTTAAACTGCAGGACTGA
- a CDS encoding YccJ family protein has protein sequence MSTEQSKAHHVGEWASLRHTSPEIAEAIFEVANYDERLAEEIWRQQGSDDVLIRAFEKTDKDLLTWDDKPVERKNV, from the coding sequence ATGTCTACTGAACAATCGAAAGCACATCACGTTGGCGAATGGGCAAGTCTGCGTCATACCTCCCCTGAAATTGCCGAGGCCATTTTCGAAGTGGCGAATTACGATGAGAGACTGGCAGAAGAGATCTGGCGTCAGCAAGGCAGCGATGACGTGCTGATTCGCGCCTTCGAAAAAACCGATAAAGATCTCCTGACCTGGGATGACAAGCCCGTAGAACGTAAGAACGTCTGA
- a CDS encoding NAD-dependent succinate-semialdehyde dehydrogenase: MSSYQSINPANNQLLKSWPSHDEAAVSHALDVADRLFHSSWSKGEIQPRLQVLKKLADLIDSRAEELATIASKEMGKLIGQSRGEVKICSQIARYYAENAERILQPQSYPSDLGEAWVEYHPIGVLVAVEPWNFPYYQLMRVLAPNLALGNPVLAKHANIVPHCADVFEKLVREAGAPEGAWTNLFISTDQVADLIADDRVQGVALTGSERAGSAVAEQAGKHLKKSTLELGGNDVFVVLDDADLDEAVRQGVQARLSNCGQVCTAAKRFILHEKIADRFISQFSAALSSATLGDPLDEKTTLGPLSSADARDRLVKQVDEAVANGAKLVTGGKAVEGAGCFYQPTILTGITPDNPAYYQEFFGPVAQVYVVGDDNAAVALANDSHYGLGGSVWTRDTARGRKLASAIETGMVFINSQSDTSAELPFGGVKRSGYGRELSDLGIKEFANQKLVVVAG, translated from the coding sequence ATGTCTTCCTATCAAAGCATTAATCCCGCGAACAACCAGTTGCTGAAAAGCTGGCCGTCACACGATGAAGCCGCCGTCAGCCATGCCCTGGACGTGGCCGATCGCCTTTTCCACTCCTCATGGAGCAAAGGTGAGATCCAGCCACGTCTGCAGGTGCTGAAAAAACTGGCTGATCTGATTGATAGCCGCGCGGAAGAACTGGCCACCATCGCCAGTAAAGAGATGGGTAAACTGATTGGTCAGAGCCGTGGCGAAGTGAAAATCTGTTCGCAGATTGCCCGCTACTATGCAGAGAATGCAGAACGTATTCTGCAGCCGCAATCCTATCCGAGCGATCTGGGCGAAGCCTGGGTCGAGTATCACCCGATTGGCGTGTTAGTGGCCGTCGAACCGTGGAACTTCCCTTACTATCAGCTGATGCGCGTGCTGGCGCCTAACCTGGCGCTGGGTAACCCGGTGCTGGCAAAACACGCCAACATTGTACCGCACTGTGCCGATGTGTTTGAAAAGCTGGTTCGTGAAGCGGGTGCGCCTGAAGGCGCCTGGACTAACCTGTTCATCTCCACCGATCAGGTCGCCGATCTGATTGCTGATGATCGTGTTCAGGGTGTCGCCCTGACCGGTTCCGAGCGCGCAGGCAGCGCCGTGGCTGAGCAGGCCGGTAAACATCTGAAGAAATCGACGCTGGAGCTGGGCGGCAATGACGTGTTTGTCGTGCTGGATGATGCCGATCTCGACGAAGCCGTTCGTCAGGGCGTGCAGGCGCGCCTCAGTAACTGTGGTCAGGTCTGTACTGCTGCGAAACGGTTTATCCTGCATGAGAAGATTGCCGATCGCTTTATCAGCCAGTTCAGCGCCGCGCTGAGTTCCGCCACGCTGGGCGATCCGCTGGATGAGAAGACCACGCTTGGCCCGCTCTCTTCCGCTGACGCGCGTGACCGTCTGGTGAAACAGGTCGATGAAGCCGTCGCTAATGGCGCAAAACTGGTGACGGGCGGTAAAGCTGTTGAAGGTGCAGGTTGCTTCTATCAGCCAACCATCCTCACTGGCATAACCCCGGATAATCCCGCTTATTATCAGGAGTTCTTTGGTCCGGTGGCGCAGGTTTATGTCGTGGGTGATGATAACGCGGCGGTGGCGCTGGCAAACGACTCGCACTACGGTCTGGGCGGCTCGGTCTGGACGCGTGACACGGCACGTGGTCGTAAACTGGCGTCTGCCATTGAAACCGGCATGGTGTTTATCAACTCGCAGAGTGATACCTCAGCGGAGCTGCCTTTTGGCGGTGTGAAACGTTCAGGCTATGGTCGTGAACTTTCCGATCTGGGTATCAAAGAGTTTGCTAACCAGAAACTGGTTGTCGTGGCGGGTTAA
- the agp gene encoding bifunctional glucose-1-phosphatase/inositol phosphatase yields MIKKLSLCALSVLAALPVGTVAFAAEGDMQLQQVLMLSRHNLRAPLADNGSVLEQSTKKSWPQWDVPGGQLTTKGGVLEVYMGNYTRQWLAQQGLVKNGSCPDSNNVFVYANSLQRTVATAQFFVNGAFPGCDVTVTHQDEMGSMDPIFNPVITDGSDAFNKKALAAMTAANEKLSLKPAFQRLEKIVDYKASPACNNKKQCDLSSGQNTFSAENGKEPTVSGPLKVGNSLMDAFTLQYYEGFPLDQVAWGQIKTPEQWKELSAIKNGYQDALFTSPDVSREVAAPLVDYIRSQLVDQDKANAPKITLMVGHDSNIASLLSALQVKPYELPDTYEKTPIGGQVVFERWHDAKNDKDLLKVEYVYQTADQLRNADVLSLKNPPKRVTLQLAGCETDANGYCSWDQFSQALNAALQGTPMQPAAAPEPAAQTDDDSAKAAATHDAATDKAEADKATAAKAKADADKAAADKEKADKAAAEKAKADKAAAEKAKADKAASASDAKASTDQANAANTPAAAHNDESKSPAVATQ; encoded by the coding sequence ATGATCAAGAAACTGAGTCTTTGCGCATTGTCAGTGCTCGCTGCATTGCCGGTCGGAACGGTAGCATTTGCTGCTGAGGGTGATATGCAGCTGCAACAGGTGCTGATGTTGAGTCGTCACAATCTGCGTGCGCCGCTGGCCGATAATGGCAGTGTGCTGGAGCAGTCGACCAAAAAAAGCTGGCCGCAGTGGGATGTTCCCGGCGGACAGCTGACCACGAAAGGGGGGGTGCTGGAAGTCTACATGGGTAACTACACCCGTCAGTGGCTGGCACAGCAGGGCCTGGTGAAGAACGGCAGCTGTCCTGACAGCAATAACGTCTTTGTTTACGCTAACAGCCTGCAGCGCACCGTTGCCACCGCCCAGTTCTTTGTCAATGGTGCCTTCCCTGGCTGTGACGTGACGGTCACTCATCAGGATGAAATGGGCTCCATGGATCCTATCTTCAATCCGGTCATCACCGACGGCAGCGATGCATTCAATAAGAAAGCCCTGGCCGCGATGACTGCTGCGAATGAAAAACTGTCGCTGAAGCCTGCCTTCCAGCGCCTGGAAAAGATTGTCGATTACAAAGCATCGCCTGCCTGCAACAACAAAAAGCAGTGTGATCTCAGCAGCGGCCAGAACACCTTCAGCGCTGAAAACGGTAAAGAGCCGACTGTCAGTGGCCCGCTGAAAGTGGGTAACTCTCTGATGGACGCCTTCACGCTGCAATATTACGAAGGTTTCCCGCTGGATCAGGTTGCGTGGGGCCAGATCAAGACGCCTGAACAGTGGAAAGAGCTGTCAGCGATCAAAAATGGTTATCAGGACGCGCTGTTTACCAGCCCGGACGTTTCCCGTGAAGTGGCTGCACCGCTGGTGGATTACATCCGCAGTCAGTTAGTGGATCAGGACAAAGCCAACGCGCCGAAAATCACGCTGATGGTCGGCCATGACTCGAACATCGCCTCACTGCTGAGCGCCCTGCAGGTCAAGCCTTACGAACTGCCTGATACCTACGAAAAAACGCCGATTGGCGGTCAGGTTGTTTTCGAACGCTGGCATGATGCGAAAAATGATAAAGACCTGCTTAAAGTTGAGTATGTCTATCAGACCGCCGATCAGCTGCGTAATGCAGACGTGCTGAGCCTGAAGAACCCACCGAAGCGCGTCACGCTGCAGCTGGCGGGTTGTGAGACTGATGCCAATGGCTATTGCAGCTGGGATCAGTTCTCTCAGGCGCTGAATGCTGCGCTGCAGGGCACGCCAATGCAGCCAGCGGCAGCACCGGAACCGGCAGCCCAGACTGACGATGACAGTGCTAAAGCTGCAGCGACCCATGATGCGGCTACTGACAAAGCTGAAGCGGATAAAGCGACCGCGGCCAAAGCGAAAGCTGACGCCGATAAAGCCGCCGCTGATAAAGAAAAAGCCGATAAAGCCGCTGCTGAGAAGGCAAAAGCGGACAAAGCGGCTGCTGAGAAAGCGAAAGCAGACAAAGCCGCATCGGCCAGTGACGCGAAAGCCTCAACTGACCAGGCTAACGCTGCGAATACACCTGCAGCGGCGCACAACGACGAATCGAAGTCACCGGCTGTGGCAACACAGTAA
- the yccA gene encoding FtsH protease modulator YccA — protein sequence MERIVTSSQSSLLSTHRVLRNTYFLLGLTLAFSAVTATASTLLALPAPGLILMLVGFYGLMFLTYRLANSPMGILAAFAFTGFLGYCLGPILSSFLTAGMGDVIALALGGTALVFFCCSAYVLTTRRDMSFLGGMMMAGFVVLLVAVVANIFLQLPALHLAISALFILFSAGAILWETSNIIHGGETNYIRATVSLYVSLYNIFVSLLSLLGFARSN from the coding sequence ATGGAAAGAATTGTCACCTCATCGCAGTCCTCGCTGCTGTCAACACACAGAGTTCTGCGTAATACCTATTTTCTGCTGGGGCTGACCCTGGCCTTCTCGGCCGTCACGGCGACCGCCAGCACCCTGCTGGCCTTACCTGCGCCTGGCTTAATCCTGATGCTGGTCGGCTTTTATGGCCTGATGTTTTTAACCTACCGTCTGGCTAACAGTCCGATGGGGATTCTGGCCGCCTTTGCGTTTACCGGTTTCCTGGGATATTGCCTGGGTCCTATCCTGAGCTCCTTCTTAACCGCAGGCATGGGCGACGTGATCGCGCTGGCGCTGGGCGGTACGGCGCTGGTGTTCTTCTGCTGTTCAGCCTACGTGCTGACTACCCGTCGTGATATGTCCTTCCTGGGCGGCATGATGATGGCAGGCTTTGTGGTACTGCTGGTCGCGGTGGTCGCAAATATCTTCCTGCAGCTGCCGGCATTGCATCTGGCTATCAGCGCCCTGTTTATTCTGTTTTCTGCCGGTGCCATTTTATGGGAAACCAGCAACATCATTCATGGTGGCGAAACCAACTATATCCGCGCGACGGTCAGCCTCTATGTTTCGTTGTACAACATCTTTGTCAGCCTGTTGAGTCTGCTGGGTTTTGCCCGCAGCAACTAA
- a CDS encoding TusE/DsrC/DsvC family sulfur relay protein, producing the protein MNFNGNEIAVDAEGYLKSTDDWSEALAAHIAGLEGLTMTEAHWEVVHFVRAFYLEFNTSPAVRMLVKAMAQKYGEEKGNSRYLFRLFPEGPAKQATKIAGLPKPAKCL; encoded by the coding sequence GTGAATTTTAACGGTAACGAAATTGCCGTCGATGCCGAAGGCTATCTGAAAAGTACCGACGACTGGAGTGAAGCGCTGGCGGCACACATTGCCGGTCTGGAAGGCCTCACCATGACCGAGGCGCACTGGGAAGTGGTCCACTTTGTGCGCGCGTTTTATCTGGAATTTAACACCTCACCGGCCGTGCGGATGCTGGTAAAGGCGATGGCGCAGAAATATGGCGAAGAGAAAGGGAACAGCCGTTACCTGTTCCGCTTGTTCCCTGAAGGGCCAGCCAAACAGGCGACAAAAATCGCCGGCCTGCCCAAACCGGCGAAATGTCTGTGA
- the yccX gene encoding acylphosphatase, which produces MSAACFKAWVHGRVQGVGFRYSTQAEARTLGVMGYAKNLEDGSVEVLAWGEAEQVDALIAWLKAGGPRSARVDKVLVEPCQPAEPPRDFKTA; this is translated from the coding sequence ATGTCAGCAGCCTGTTTTAAAGCATGGGTTCATGGCCGCGTCCAGGGCGTCGGGTTTCGTTACAGTACTCAGGCAGAAGCCAGGACGCTGGGCGTAATGGGGTACGCGAAAAATCTGGAGGACGGCAGCGTCGAGGTACTGGCCTGGGGCGAGGCGGAGCAGGTCGATGCGCTGATCGCCTGGCTTAAAGCGGGCGGGCCCCGCAGCGCGCGTGTTGATAAGGTGCTGGTGGAGCCCTGCCAGCCCGCAGAGCCGCCCCGTGATTTTAAAACCGCCTAA
- the rlmI gene encoding 23S rRNA (cytosine(1962)-C(5))-methyltransferase RlmI: MTVRLILAKGREKSLLRRHPWVFSGAVARLEGKAQLGETIDVCDSNGKWLARAAYSPESQIRARVWSWQADESIDIAFFVRRFEQAQQWRKWLAARDGLDSYRLIAGESDNLPGVTIDRFGNFLVMQLLSAGAEYQRAAIITALQQCFPGCAIYDRSDVAVRKKEGLELTQGTVTGELPPPLLPITEHGMKLLVDIQGGHKTGYYLDQRDSRLATRRYAQDARVLNCFSYTGGFAVSALMGGCKEVISVDTSQEALDVARQNVELNELDLSRARFERDDVFKLLRRYRDSGEKFDLIIMDPPKFVENKSQLMGACRGYKDINMLAIQLLNPGGVLMTYSCSGLMATDLFQKIIADAALDAGREVQFIEQFRQAADHPVIASYPEGLYLKGFACRVM; the protein is encoded by the coding sequence ATGACAGTCAGATTGATTCTCGCAAAGGGACGTGAAAAGTCCCTGCTCCGTCGCCATCCATGGGTCTTTTCAGGTGCCGTTGCGCGTCTGGAAGGTAAAGCGCAACTGGGTGAAACCATTGACGTTTGTGACAGTAATGGTAAATGGCTGGCTCGCGCCGCTTATTCACCCGAGTCGCAGATTCGCGCCCGCGTCTGGAGCTGGCAGGCCGATGAATCCATCGATATCGCCTTCTTTGTCCGCCGTTTTGAACAGGCACAGCAGTGGCGTAAATGGCTGGCAGCCCGCGATGGTCTGGACAGTTATCGCCTGATCGCCGGTGAATCTGATAATTTACCGGGCGTCACCATCGACCGTTTTGGCAACTTTTTAGTGATGCAGCTGCTCTCGGCTGGCGCGGAATATCAGCGTGCAGCGATCATTACTGCCCTGCAGCAGTGTTTCCCTGGCTGCGCCATCTATGACCGTTCTGACGTCGCCGTACGTAAGAAAGAGGGTCTGGAGCTGACGCAGGGCACCGTCACCGGTGAACTGCCACCGCCGCTGCTGCCGATTACTGAACATGGCATGAAGCTGCTGGTTGATATCCAGGGCGGCCATAAAACCGGTTATTACCTTGATCAGCGTGACAGTCGCCTCGCCACGCGCCGTTACGCGCAGGATGCCCGCGTACTCAACTGCTTCTCTTATACCGGCGGATTTGCGGTTTCTGCCCTGATGGGCGGCTGTAAAGAAGTGATCAGCGTTGATACCTCACAGGAAGCGCTGGACGTTGCCCGTCAGAACGTTGAACTGAATGAACTGGACCTCTCCCGTGCGCGCTTTGAGCGTGATGATGTTTTCAAACTGCTGCGCCGTTATCGTGACAGTGGTGAGAAATTTGATCTGATCATTATGGATCCGCCGAAGTTCGTCGAAAACAAAAGCCAGTTGATGGGCGCCTGTCGCGGCTATAAAGACATCAATATGCTCGCCATTCAGTTACTGAATCCGGGCGGCGTCTTAATGACTTACTCCTGCTCCGGTCTGATGGCCACCGATCTGTTCCAGAAGATCATCGCCGATGCTGCGCTGGATGCGGGCCGCGAAGTGCAGTTTATTGAGCAGTTCCGTCAGGCCGCCGATCATCCGGTCATCGCAAGCTATCCGGAAGGTCTCTACCTGAAAGGTTTCGCCTGCCGCGTGATGTGA
- the hspQ gene encoding heat shock protein HspQ, which produces MIASKFGIGQQVRHRLSGVLGVIVDVDPEYSLDEPKIEDVGAEEKMRTAPWYHVVMEDEEGDQVHTYVAEIQLSGETSIEHPEQPSMDELAASVRQQLQAPHLRH; this is translated from the coding sequence ATGATTGCCAGTAAATTTGGTATTGGTCAGCAGGTTCGTCATCGTTTGTCCGGCGTACTGGGCGTTATCGTCGATGTCGATCCTGAATACTCGTTAGATGAGCCTAAAATTGAAGATGTTGGCGCGGAAGAGAAGATGCGCACCGCGCCCTGGTATCATGTGGTGATGGAAGATGAGGAAGGCGATCAGGTGCATACCTACGTCGCGGAGATTCAGCTTTCCGGTGAGACCAGCATTGAACATCCTGAACAGCCTTCAATGGATGAGCTGGCGGCGTCAGTCCGTCAGCAGCTACAGGCGCCTCATCTGCGACATTAA